GGCGCTAGCCCGTTATTATAGAAGATAAGTTTGCTGAAAAAATTTCATGAAATATTCGGGATAGATAAGGATGTACTGAGATGGGAAGGGACTGTACTTTTTGTAAAATTCTAAGCGGTGAGATTCCGACCGAATATTTGTTCGAAAACGATATTGCGGTCGTCTTTAAGGATATCAACCCGGTCGCGCCGGTTCACATTCTGATTGTTCCCCAAAAGCATATCCGCAGTGTGAACGATTTAACGGACGATGACGGCAAGATCGTAGCTGAAATGATTACCATAGCCAAAGACATGGCCAAGAAACTGTCGCTGGCGGCATCCGGTTATAAGCTTTTTTTCAACGTTGAAAGGGGAGGGGGGCAGGTCATCTTCCATTTGCACCTGCACCTGATCGGCGGCTGGCACCGGCCATCTAAATAACCCCCATCCAGCATCCAGCATCGCAAAGCTTCGGATTCGAAGCCGTTTCAAAACCTCAGATTATGAAACGGCTTCTAGATTCTGTTGATGATCGAGGCCATATAGCCGGCACCAAATCCGTTGTCGATATTTACCACGGCGACATTCGAGCTGCAGCTGTT
Above is a window of Candidatus Desulfatibia profunda DNA encoding:
- a CDS encoding HIT domain-containing protein, which encodes MGRDCTFCKILSGEIPTEYLFENDIAVVFKDINPVAPVHILIVPQKHIRSVNDLTDDDGKIVAEMITIAKDMAKKLSLAASGYKLFFNVERGGGQVIFHLHLHLIGGWHRPSK